In the genome of Mangifera indica cultivar Alphonso chromosome 9, CATAS_Mindica_2.1, whole genome shotgun sequence, the window GAAGCTTGAATGGCTTGTTATTAATGATCTCTTCTCACATTGGGTTGAGGAGCTCTTAAAACGATGCCCAAATCTTAAAAGGATTGTCATTTTTGGGGTTGTTTCAGAGATAAAAACCCATGAAGAATGTCTGTTGTTGGGCAGTTTCACTTCATCCATTGTTTAGCTCATGTGGAAATATTTGCTGTAGAGGTGCAGTTTGAGTACGGGTGAAAGCTCTTTAAATtgttttggtaaaaaaattcaagtttttggTATAAGTATGAACTTTATGACCACATGTGCAGGCAAGATAGCCTGAGCATCTTTTTTTGTCCATAAATGATAGTTGAAGTCTCTttcattttattgaaattacttGATTGGAAAAATCATGTTTTATGCATAAGTTTATGCTATTTTGCTCAACCTGTGCAGGCTTGCAGTATCTAAAATTATGTTGCTCTCTTTTTGGCTCAGAATCATTGCCTTTGAGGATTTCTGGTAGTCACAGATGATGCAGCCTTTGATATTGAGTTGACATTaacatacaaatatattttggataaaagttattttataaGTTCTTTCATGATGGCTATCTGTTATATGGGGCTTCACCACTTCTCTAGgtcaaattttttcttgttattactGAGTACCAAgtaaaatttgttgaaatgaaCCTCAGTCATGCAAGAGCATTTTGCtgttaaaaaatgaaatgacacATATAGGAAGGGCGATATCAAGATTCTTATTCATTAAAAATGCAAATTGTAAAAGAGCACGAAGTAACATGCAATGCTAAAACTGTCTGACACTTTTGAGGTTATGCCCTTTGAAGCTTGAAAAAGTAGAATTTGTTTGTTATCAGAATCTTACTCATAATTTATCAATAGTTTCAGTAAGTCTTCTTATAATGCAGAGGGTCATGCAATCTTTATGAATATTTGTAGAGTTCAGAGAGAGTCACTGGAGATTGTAAATTAGAAGCTTTATACATTTCCAAGGGCCCTGCACACTGGTTTTTTTATGCATCACATGGAAGCCCCACCGttattttgaatgttttgaggataaattttttttgcttttcggTGAAGATCGATGCTTAATCCTCTTAATGCTCACTTGCGGTATATTGCTTCAAAACCGTTGACTTGGTAAATAGAAATGGGTGTATACAGAACGATTTGCAGAGCTTTGGCATTTGGTGTGTcagagagttaaatattttttgcatGTAACCAgaacaaattatcattttttttcagaaatgtatttttcttttcctagtGGAATGTCAGCAATAGCATGCTGACTTGGACATTATCTTTTGATTAATTTGCTCGAGATTctgaactttttttaaaatatcatgtGAGAAATTCATCAGAATTTCAATGTTGGTATTACTGATATTACTCGGATTAAATTACTATAACAGTCTCCATTTCATTTACATGGAAGTCAGCCTATATATATCATTGAACATTTTATAACACTGGCATTGTCTCTTGTGCAGGTATCTCCTGTTTGGTTGTCAACTAACTGTATAAATGGCTCTGCTGGTGTTGGGGTTCTTCTGATGAGAGCTCGACTTGTTCTGGGATTGTTTGTATCGCCATATACTTACACAAGGTTGCAGAAATATCCCTTTCTTGGCTTCATCTCAGTTTCAGGTTAACCTTAGATCTACATAGtccatttttttaaagatgttGATATAACCAGTCTCTGTCTTAAAATTATCAAGTCATATAGTAACAGAATCCGCGTATGCATCGAATGTCAAAACGAAATTGTTGTGTTCTGCATTGTGAGATGAATTCTGGGAATAATAAGTTGCACATTTTTGTATGACTGGAAAAGAAAGATGTAATGGATGCATGAACTTTGTTTTAAAGTCAGTACCTGCTTCTATTTGTATAGCTGGCTTGTCAAATAgtcaatcaaatttaacaacCAAAACTTGTGGTGACCCAACCTAAATTTCACAGTATCTACTCTCGAGTACACATATTGTGTTATTATgagattgaatattattttgtatttaattcaaaatcattcaatcacttgatgatataagtatataattatttgtatactcaaaataagtacgatagttttattgatttgaaatgaAAGTATAAATCAAACAGCGGACAAGTACAAGATTTGAGAATCATTTGGCAGTTTCTTTGGTAGattttgactattttatttaatttatcttaagagaatatgagttttaattatatataatttaacattatCATTTGAGGGCGGTTTAGAATCTTTTGCCAACCTCCCATGATTGATCTTAATCTCTTCATAAATCTCTTGCTAAATTTGTCATTCATCTTGAAGAAACCCGGATGGTGCTTTAAGCtaacaataatactatatatacaatttttgtgtataaataatgatgtatcactatgtgattgtgtattattttatctttaatttttaactgtttaattacatgatgacatatcattatttatgtataaagttatgCATATAACACTGTTCTTaggttaataataatattcttccaataatttattttgttcccATTGTGGCAATGATTCAAATTTGGAAGGAAAAGCAAGAAGGTCTAGTTCAAGcaaattcataatataaataattaattccaTGCTTAAGTTACAAGCAATAGCtaaattaatctaacaaaatcTTGGAGAGGCATAATTAGTACTAGAATTTGATCTAGACCAATCACCTTTCTACACACATGGAAGTAAAGCTAAGTATAAACAATCACAGTTTGAAGAAATGTAAAGATTCATAAAATCTATATTCAAAAAGCTAGCTTCCATATGAACAAGCTGCTGTAAAGTTCAATGGGgaccaaattaaaattacctaatcCATGACCTTCTGGCACTCTATTTAAGCCAAAATCCGAATTGTTTTTTATGCCAATCATTGTTGGCATAATAGAGGAATAATTGGTAGAAGAAGGCATATTTTGTAGATGAGCACAACATTGAAAATGTcctactctttttttttcccctgaaAGAGATTGTGGGTACACTAACTAAGTGTCTCTCCTTCTCTCTTTAATAATTTAGATCTCCTCAATAATGCTGCCCATGAATTTTTAGCtataattgtttgatttataatattGATGATCTTTTGGTAAAGCCCTTTTTTGCTTCTATTAGTTTATGTTTGAATAAagttatgagtaatattatatatattcatttgaagtatataaatgtgtacatatttatacgtgttattatataattaaatgttattttatttttaattcaaaatcattcaatcacataataatttatatatacctaaaatagatatatatagttttattataaaattatatggagaaacaaatatcattaattaattataaaatatgattcggtgatataaatatttattttttatttgttttaaaataacttaattatatattatcatattaggTTGTACAAATAAGCTACTCGATTTGATTTGGGTAAGTGACTAAAAGGAAAGAATTTAAGTGTCTGTTTTATAGGTGAGTTAGGCAAATGTTCCAAAGCTCACTTAAAATTGGTAATgaaggaggagaagaagaagaaggaggaggaTAAACTAAAGATGAGACTGAATGTGTGTAAATTAATTGGGGAGTCTTAGCAGAGAAAGAAGGAAATTTCTATTAATGGAAAGGAATCATGATGTGGCGTGGTTTTAGGTGATGACAGGGAATGGATGCTGACCCATCAACAAAAGGAATAATACCAAACAAGTCCATCTCATTGacaaagattaatttatttaatacaagtggattattattataatggtttagTTGAAATGGCATGTATGAATAAATacttgaaaaatttataaaaaattagaaaattatatatataaataatatatataattttatacataaataatgatatgttattatataattaattattattttatttttaatttaaaattatctaattatatagtaatatgttattatttatatataaaattatacatattatttatacatataacattattttataaaaaataaaatgaaattaaaatcaacccTACAATATCCTTTACCAATACtttctttttactttcttttgtgaaagaaaactttgtctcatcttttattcattgttttttttttctttttaaattccattcaagctaaattatttttttataaataaactaattagactgaaaatatatgttttaattatagtaattagtcttataatcattatatcaattaaagttaaagtacaacaaattttaaatcaattttcttaaaaacatttataaaccCAAATCAAATTAGCTTAAAAAttggtaaatttttaaatcaatttagttttagtaaagatttgattgaatttaaaaaattatcaagttaatTCAATTAgctaattttaatcatttttaacaaaaattttactttcttcttcattcaaACAACCCTTTGAAATATCTTATGTTCAATGTTGAATTCATTggttttaagaattaaaaacaaataattatttcttcTGTAACAAGTACCTGCATCTCCATAGAACAAACCAATCACAAAACACAGGCGGTTacaggagagagagagagagagagagagagtgtggAGTAGGTGTCAGTGATTCTAGTGGGTTCCTGCAAAAGACCCCACCTCTCTTTTTGTACAATTTCTGTTTTTtcacttgattttatttttattttccagaACCCACAAACCAGCAGGCCCTGCAGCTCCCTGCAAGGACAAGATTTTGTTGTACTCTCATCAGTTTCATCTTTCTGATAAGATTTTTACTACGCAAAAGTAGTGTGTGTTGAATAAAAAGCCATTAAACTCTTGTTAGACACAGGTTTCTTCACTGAGAAGTAGGGAAGAGAAACGCTAGAGATAGAGACATCCATATGAAAGATCAAAAGTTGCCCAGATGAGATTGAGAGTTATGATTTATATCTGAGAAAAAGACATCTTCCTCTTCTTGTTTCTACTTGAAAATATATACTTTGACAACAAAGCTTTCATCTTTTCTCCTTCTTTGTCTCTCGCTTATGAGCTTGAACTCAGGTAAATGAATAAATACGATTTCTAGTTTGCTGATATTCTTTTTCGTTTGATTCTTAGTGTAAAATCCATTTCGTTTTGCTTGTTTCAGTGTCTTTTTCTGTGGGGTGTCTTCTTTTTTTCTAGTTTCTGCtttaataaagatgaaaatggtGTGAAAAGAAACTCCTGCATGGCGAACCACAGAATTGGAGAGACAGGCTTGTCTGACACAGGCCCTTCAAGTCACCATCACCATGTCCCTTATGTTGCTGCTCTTCATACCAGTTTCATGTATGCTCTTTAGATttcaagttcttttttttttttttttaaattgctaACTGTGTTAATCTCCTTTGTTTTGAAACTTTGATTTCCTTgctgcaaatttttttttttaacttgtctCAGCAATCAACAAGGGTCCACTTTTGATTTAGGAGAGCTGGAAGAAGCAATTGTGCTGCAAGGGCTTAAGATTAGAAATGATGAAGCAAAAGCACGTATGAtatcctctctctctctattaCCCCTTCTCCCTTTATGACGTTTGATGAACATAACCAACAGCCTAAAAGCACcgagagagaaaggaaaaaaaaagtgagagagagagaaagaaaggttTTTGAATTTGTCTAAAGGTGGTATAAGAGAGAGCTTACTGTTTCCGATAGAGTAATGATTCTGAGGCAAGAGACTTGAATGGTGTGAGGACACAAACATAGAAACTTGACCTGTCTCATTATCTGATTTTACTGACTCCATAActgcaaaaaagaaaagggaagtTAGGTCCCTTCCCCCTTTGATGTTgtgtattttaaaaatcttttgaagTCTTTGGTTTAGGTTGATCCTCTTGAGATTTCGCTTTTGTGATTTTCTTGCAGCTTTATTCACTTCTGCAGGAAGACCAGCAGCAACTCTGGAGATGTTCCCTTCTTGGCCAATGAGGTTCCAGCAAACCCCCAGAGTAGGTTCTCAGCtttctttatttatgtttgacCATTTCTTTAAGTGCAATATTTCACTTGGGATAAGTTTACCAAgttgattatgattatgattatattGTTTGATGCCCATTTGAGGTTTTTTGTTGATGGAGTTGTTGATTAATCCTCAGGGAAGTGCAAAGTCTGGAGGGGAGACAACAGATTCAGGATCAGCACTTAACACTTTTTCAAGCAAGGCTGAGACTCAGCTGGAGCCAGAATCTCCTATTAGTAAAAAGGCATCTTCTTCGGATCAACTCAGGCTTCAACAGCAGCATCAACAAGTAGATATGTCAAATGATACTTCAAGAGCAGGGCCATTACAGAATCAATCACCTGCCAAACAGCCTCAGGAAAAGGTCCTAAATTTGCATTAAACTCATTAATTTATCTGCAACTTCTTCTTTCTCCATTTCTTGCCCATATCCCAAGAACTCAGGAAAAGTGGAtatctttattgttattattaccGTTTCTGATATATCTATCCTTTTACATATCTtcttcaaaagaaacaaaatactGATCCGAACAACCAGCAGAAAATCAAAGGACAGCATAGTTTTTCCACTCTTTCAAGGATTTCCTGAGCAATGTCTGACATGGAGAGTTGTACACAGGGAATAAGCAAAGAGAGAGAATCTCTACAGTTTTTTTTAATGCCCtttctcattattattatcactTTTCTTTACTCAATCCCTATAACTGCCAGATAAACTTGATGTTTTTAGCCTTAAAATCAGTTTTGGAACTTTAAACCATTGCCACACAAACAAccaaaaacaattaaagataattatGAAGGATTTGGCTTTTCTGCTATCTGTATAATTTGTCATAATTACCTGCTTCAATATCAGAACTTACATCACTCCCACTCTTTGATATCTGTAATACAACCCAAAGCGCTAAATCCTTCAATTTCTTGAAAGACaactaaagttttaaataaacttTTCTTCTCTGTTTGAGTTGATACTTACTTGCTATCCCATTTTAGAttcaacattatttatatataatattataatattattctgaaTGCTGCAGAGAAAGGGTGCTGGTTCAACTTCAGACAAACCACAAGATGCTAAGGTACTTAAGAAAGCtcacctttttatttattttatttttttgggttccTCTAAAATTTCAGCCTTctctttttcaaagtttattttatttctttttataaaccAACTGGCCTTAAAATTTTGAGCTAATTGGATTCAGACACTGAGACGTCTAGCCCAGAATAGAGAAGCAGCAAGAAAGAGCCGTGTGAGAAAAAAAGTATGACTTAAACTCAccattcaatattttatcatgtttataatCTATTTATCTGTTATAATGTTTATTTGTCTTTTATGAACAGGCTTATGTGCAACAGCTAGAATCTAGTAGGATAAAGCTCACCCAACTAGAACAAGAGCTTCAAAGAGCTCGCTCTCAGGTTTTACTTCTGTTGAACATTGAAAAATATACAAGTTAAACTTCAATTATGATCTATAATCAATGACTGATTCTGGGTTTTCTGGCTTTTTACTATTGACTAACTCTAGGGACTATTTTTGGGAGGGTGTACTGCTACTGCTGGAAACATTAGTTCTGGTAAGTTAtatggaaattattatttttagttgttttccATAACACCTGTAATATATAAGCCATCTatgaaaaataaacaagataGGCCACTCAAGGATTATTCAAATGTTTGTTTGTCCCCCATGAAATCAATAGAAAATTGTATGAAGATACAGTTGTCTGCCCCTGGTTATTGATTTTCTCAAGTTGAATATTGACTTACTAATGAATAATCTGAGTTTTACCATTTCTTTTCTTACTTGGAGAAATGTTTAGTCAAGTTTGGCATAAATTGGATTTCCATTTGTCTGACTTTTTCTGGATTTGACTAATTTCTTTGTCCTTAATCTTTTTTCAATTGCTTAAGCTATGCACTATATTTATCAGAAGATTGACTATAGTTAAtccaataagaaaaattttcccACTATAAATATTTTAGCAAAATAAATTGACATGTAGTCCCTTATAGCATAACTGCAATACTATgggcaatgttatgtgtatatacttttgtgtatctttaatttaaaatcatctaattacaagATAACactttatctatatattcaattatatacttaaaagtacCTACAagaatagttttattataatattaatgtgTTTTATAAGCCACTTGTTCAAGTCCTACTAATTTTTTCAGACCAATTTGGACCAAACCTAGAGTAGCTCTTGCtaatatattgttatctttctttttccaattatGGTTGTTTGTTCAGGGGCTGCAATTTTTGATATGGAATATGCAAGGTGGTTGGAGAATGATCTGGGGCACATGTCAGAGCTCCGAACTGGATTGAATGCACATTTATCTGACAGCGATCTTCGGATTATTGTCGATGGATACATTTCACATTATGATGAATTTTTCCGACTAAAAGGTGTTGCTGCAAAGTCTGATGTGTTGCACTTGACTACCGGAATGTGGGCAACCGCAGCTGAGCGTTGCTTCTTCTGGATGGGCGGTTTTAAACCCTCTGACCTCATTAAGGTTTGAATATTAAAACGCATTTGTGTTCTACacttaaaaaagttaaaattaaattagagtaaaataaaaaattggttagaaataataatacttaaaaaTGATTCatgcaaaaatttaaaagttatattaatatttttgttgctAGCGTCGTAATGACTCTAAATATGAAGATATAAGGGTAATTCagtaattttattgatgttggAAAAAGGAAATTGCCAAGGAGGTTAGGTTAGTTGACCAAATCCTTAAAAGGAAACAGTTTTCTTCTTGGATTCTTTTTCGAAGTTCTTTTTAACCTTGGTAACTAACTTACTGTATATGTTTTCACTTTGTGTGAATCAGATGTTAATGTCACAATTGGACCCATTAACAGAACACCAAGTGATGGGTATTTACAGCCTGCAGCACTCGTCACAGCAGGCAGAAGAGGCTCTCTCCCAGGGCCTGGAACAGCTCCAACAGTCTCTTACCGAAACCATTGCCGCCGGGCCTGTCATAGACGGTATGCAACAAATGGTTGTTGCTGTGGGCAAGATGGCAAACCTTGAAGGCTTCGTTCGCCAGGTAAAACCAATATCCCTACATCACTTACATACCATGGCATGCCATTCTAGAGATGTAGGGCTTTATTTCTTCCAAGTAAAGGTTAACACTTTGTGAAAATGAGATCACCTATAGTGCCCTGGTGTGAAGGCTGAAATGAAACGAGGGCTAAACTGAcacgagtaatattatacatacaaacttaaataattatattgtcTAATCATAAACTAtcatctcaatttatataaattagttaGATTCATTTgtccatataattttattctcccCTAAATTTATTGTAGTAGTC includes:
- the LOC123225077 gene encoding transcription factor TGA9-like isoform X2: MANHRIGETGLSDTGPSSHHHHVPYVAALHTSFINQQGSTFDLGELEEAIVLQGLKIRNDEAKARRPAATLEMFPSWPMRFQQTPRGSAKSGGETTDSGSALNTFSSKAETQLEPESPISKKASSSDQLRLQQQHQQVDMSNDTSRAGPLQNQSPAKQPQEKRKGAGSTSDKPQDAKTLRRLAQNREAARKSRVRKKAYVQQLESSRIKLTQLEQELQRARSQGLFLGGCTATAGNISSGAAIFDMEYARWLENDLGHMSELRTGLNAHLSDSDLRIIVDGYISHYDEFFRLKGVAAKSDVLHLTTGMWATAAERCFFWMGGFKPSDLIKMLMSQLDPLTEHQVMGIYSLQHSSQQAEEALSQGLEQLQQSLTETIAAGPVIDGMQQMVVAVGKMANLEGFVRQADNLRQQTLHRLRQILTVRQAARCFLVIGEYYGRLRALSSLWTSRPRETAICDQENNSCQTTTDLQMVQSSQHHHFANYSANARSYRPL
- the LOC123225077 gene encoding transcription factor TGA9-like isoform X1, with protein sequence MANHRIGETGLSDTGPSSHHHHVPYVAALHTSFINQQGSTFDLGELEEAIVLQGLKIRNDEAKAPLFTSAGRPAATLEMFPSWPMRFQQTPRGSAKSGGETTDSGSALNTFSSKAETQLEPESPISKKASSSDQLRLQQQHQQVDMSNDTSRAGPLQNQSPAKQPQEKRKGAGSTSDKPQDAKTLRRLAQNREAARKSRVRKKAYVQQLESSRIKLTQLEQELQRARSQGLFLGGCTATAGNISSGAAIFDMEYARWLENDLGHMSELRTGLNAHLSDSDLRIIVDGYISHYDEFFRLKGVAAKSDVLHLTTGMWATAAERCFFWMGGFKPSDLIKMLMSQLDPLTEHQVMGIYSLQHSSQQAEEALSQGLEQLQQSLTETIAAGPVIDGMQQMVVAVGKMANLEGFVRQADNLRQQTLHRLRQILTVRQAARCFLVIGEYYGRLRALSSLWTSRPRETAICDQENNSCQTTTDLQMVQSSQHHHFANYSANARSYRPL
- the LOC123225077 gene encoding transcription factor TGA9-like isoform X3, with the translated sequence MFPSWPMRFQQTPRGSAKSGGETTDSGSALNTFSSKAETQLEPESPISKKASSSDQLRLQQQHQQVDMSNDTSRAGPLQNQSPAKQPQEKRKGAGSTSDKPQDAKTLRRLAQNREAARKSRVRKKAYVQQLESSRIKLTQLEQELQRARSQGLFLGGCTATAGNISSGAAIFDMEYARWLENDLGHMSELRTGLNAHLSDSDLRIIVDGYISHYDEFFRLKGVAAKSDVLHLTTGMWATAAERCFFWMGGFKPSDLIKMLMSQLDPLTEHQVMGIYSLQHSSQQAEEALSQGLEQLQQSLTETIAAGPVIDGMQQMVVAVGKMANLEGFVRQADNLRQQTLHRLRQILTVRQAARCFLVIGEYYGRLRALSSLWTSRPRETAICDQENNSCQTTTDLQMVQSSQHHHFANYSANARSYRPL